A region of Polynucleobacter sp. JS-Mosq-20-D10 DNA encodes the following proteins:
- the gyrA gene encoding DNA gyrase subunit A, which yields MEQAAKETLPISLEDEMRRSYLDYAMSVIVGRALPDVRDGLKPVHRRVLFAMYELNNDWNRAYKKSARIVGDVIGKYHPHGDSAVYDTIVRMAQDFSLRYMLVDGQGNFGSVDGDNAAAMRYTEIRLRKIAHELLADLDKETVDFGPNYDGSEKEPLILPAKVPNLLINGSSGIAVGMATNIPPHNLDEVVTACLHVLHNPECSIDELIEIIPAPDFPTAGIIYGVQGVREGYRTGRGRVVMRAKTHFEDLDKGARQAIIVDELPYQVNKKNLLERIAELVNEKKVEGISDLRDESDKSGMRVVIELKRGEVPEVVLNNLYKSTQLQDNFGMNMVALVDNQPRLLNLKQMLEYFLQHRREVVTRRTIFELRKARERGHVLEGLAVALANIDEFIAIIKAAANPVVAKQELMSKAWDSSMVREMLARAETDTPGGRNAYRPEGLLPEYGMQTTGLYRLSDSQAQEILQMRLQRLTGLEQDKIVNEYKDVMAEISDLLDLLAKPERVTQVIESELKEVQAEFGIAGGDSGRRSFIEMNATELFTEDLITPQDMVVTLSNTGYMKSQPLSEYRAQKRGGRGKQAAATKNEDWIETLFVANTHDIILCFSDRGRMYWLKVWEVPQGSRNSRGKPIVNMFPLIEGEKITVILPIKGYQDDHYVFMATSLGTVKKTRLSDFSNPRKAGIIAVDLNENDFLVGAAITDGQHDVMLFSDAGKAVRFDENDVRPMGRTARGVRGMNLGEGHQVIAMLVAPAEAAEGAEVAVVDANGLVIPSSVLTATENGFGKRTPIGEYTRHGRGTKGMIAIQTTERNGKVVAAALVSPEDQIMLITTGGILVRTRVSEIREMGRATQGVTLINVDEGTRLSGLQRIAESDSDDESDLEDGEDGDPALDSNPDETGDA from the coding sequence ATGGAACAAGCCGCTAAAGAAACACTACCAATATCCCTAGAAGACGAAATGCGGCGGTCCTATTTGGACTACGCAATGAGCGTCATTGTCGGCAGAGCTCTGCCAGACGTACGTGACGGCCTCAAACCGGTTCATCGCCGGGTCTTATTCGCAATGTATGAATTAAACAACGATTGGAACCGTGCTTACAAAAAATCTGCCCGTATAGTTGGCGATGTGATCGGTAAATACCATCCACATGGCGATTCTGCGGTGTATGACACCATTGTTCGCATGGCCCAGGACTTCTCTCTGCGCTATATGCTAGTTGACGGGCAGGGTAACTTTGGCTCCGTAGACGGTGATAACGCTGCTGCGATGCGTTACACCGAGATCCGCCTTCGCAAGATTGCCCATGAGCTTTTGGCTGATTTGGACAAGGAAACCGTGGATTTCGGGCCAAATTACGACGGCAGCGAGAAAGAGCCCCTCATTCTTCCTGCAAAAGTGCCTAATTTGCTGATCAACGGCAGTTCTGGCATTGCCGTGGGTATGGCGACCAATATTCCTCCGCATAACCTAGATGAGGTAGTTACAGCCTGTTTACATGTATTGCACAATCCAGAATGCTCGATTGATGAGCTGATTGAGATTATTCCTGCCCCGGATTTCCCGACCGCCGGCATCATTTATGGTGTTCAAGGGGTTCGTGAGGGCTATCGCACTGGCCGTGGCCGTGTGGTGATGCGCGCCAAGACTCACTTTGAAGACCTCGACAAGGGCGCTCGTCAGGCCATCATCGTGGATGAGTTGCCATACCAAGTCAATAAAAAGAACTTGCTCGAGCGTATTGCTGAGTTGGTGAATGAGAAAAAAGTAGAAGGTATTTCTGATCTGCGCGATGAATCTGATAAGTCAGGTATGCGCGTCGTGATTGAGCTCAAGCGTGGTGAAGTGCCTGAAGTCGTTCTCAATAATTTGTACAAGAGCACTCAACTGCAAGATAACTTCGGTATGAACATGGTGGCTCTAGTAGATAACCAGCCGCGCCTGTTGAACCTGAAGCAAATGCTCGAGTACTTCTTGCAGCATCGCCGTGAAGTGGTTACACGTCGTACGATTTTTGAATTACGCAAAGCACGCGAGCGTGGCCATGTCTTAGAAGGCTTGGCTGTTGCCTTGGCAAATATTGATGAATTTATCGCCATCATTAAAGCTGCTGCAAACCCAGTAGTTGCTAAGCAAGAATTGATGAGTAAGGCTTGGGACTCTTCCATGGTGCGCGAGATGTTGGCGCGTGCCGAGACAGATACTCCAGGCGGTCGCAATGCGTATCGTCCTGAAGGTTTGTTGCCAGAGTACGGTATGCAAACTACCGGCCTCTATCGCTTGTCTGACAGCCAGGCGCAAGAAATTTTGCAGATGCGTTTACAACGCTTGACAGGCCTTGAGCAAGACAAGATTGTGAATGAGTACAAAGATGTCATGGCGGAGATTTCGGATTTGCTCGACTTACTTGCTAAGCCAGAGCGCGTCACTCAAGTCATTGAATCCGAGTTAAAAGAAGTTCAAGCGGAATTTGGTATTGCTGGTGGTGATTCTGGTCGTCGTTCATTTATTGAAATGAATGCCACCGAGCTGTTCACAGAAGACCTGATCACTCCGCAAGATATGGTGGTCACACTCTCGAACACTGGCTATATGAAGAGTCAGCCTCTCAGTGAATACCGTGCGCAAAAACGAGGTGGTCGTGGCAAACAAGCTGCAGCCACCAAGAATGAAGATTGGATTGAGACACTCTTCGTTGCCAATACGCATGACATCATTCTGTGCTTCTCCGATCGTGGCCGAATGTATTGGCTCAAAGTGTGGGAAGTTCCACAAGGAAGCCGTAACTCACGCGGCAAGCCAATCGTGAATATGTTCCCGCTGATTGAGGGCGAAAAGATCACCGTGATTCTCCCGATTAAGGGGTATCAAGACGATCATTATGTCTTCATGGCAACGAGCTTGGGTACAGTGAAGAAGACGCGTTTATCTGACTTCTCTAATCCACGTAAGGCCGGAATTATTGCTGTCGACTTAAATGAAAACGACTTCTTGGTTGGTGCAGCGATTACTGATGGTCAGCATGATGTGATGTTGTTCTCTGATGCTGGTAAAGCAGTGCGCTTTGATGAGAACGATGTGCGTCCAATGGGTCGTACTGCACGCGGTGTACGCGGTATGAACTTAGGTGAAGGTCATCAAGTCATTGCTATGTTAGTTGCCCCAGCCGAAGCTGCTGAAGGCGCTGAAGTGGCTGTCGTCGATGCGAATGGCCTCGTAATTCCGAGTAGCGTATTAACAGCAACAGAAAATGGTTTTGGTAAGCGCACTCCGATTGGTGAATACACCCGTCATGGTCGTGGCACTAAGGGCATGATTGCAATTCAGACAACTGAGCGAAACGGAAAAGTAGTTGCCGCTGCTTTGGTATCTCCAGAAGATCAAATTATGTTGATCACTACTGGCGGTATTTTGGTGCGCACTCGTGTCTCAGAGATTCGTGAGATGGGGCGCGCAACACAAGGCGTCA
- a CDS encoding VOC family protein → MSNIQPFHLAFPVDNLEAARTFYGSTLGCAEGRSSDEWIDFDFFGHQLVAHLAPEECSHTASNEVDGHQVPVKHFGVVLTMPDWHALADRLSSSGMKFIIEPQIRFKGKVGEQATMFFLDPAGNALEFKAFEDPSQLFAK, encoded by the coding sequence ATGTCAAATATTCAACCTTTTCACCTGGCCTTTCCAGTAGACAACTTAGAAGCAGCCCGCACTTTTTACGGCAGCACCCTAGGCTGCGCGGAAGGTCGCAGCTCTGATGAATGGATTGATTTTGATTTCTTTGGACACCAATTGGTTGCCCACCTTGCACCTGAAGAATGCAGTCATACAGCCTCAAATGAAGTTGACGGACATCAAGTTCCCGTAAAACACTTTGGGGTGGTGCTGACAATGCCGGATTGGCATGCGTTGGCGGATAGATTAAGCAGTAGCGGCATGAAATTCATCATCGAGCCACAGATTCGCTTCAAAGGAAAAGTAGGAGAGCAGGCTACGATGTTTTTTCTCGATCCTGCTGGCAATGCCTTGGAGTTCAAAGCATTTGAGGATCCCAGTCAGTTATTCGCCAAGTAA
- a CDS encoding IlvD/Edd family dehydratase, which yields MTSNANKEKKQPTESGLRKGLTSYGDKGFSLFLRKAFIKGAGYTNSALDRPVIGIINTGSAYNPCHGNMPQLIEAVKRGVMLAGGLPMDFPTISIHESFAAPTSMYLRNLMSMDTEEMLRAQPMDAVVMIGGCDKTVPAQMMGAASAGLPAIQLITGSMLTGSHRSERVGACTDCRRYWGKFRAGEIDEAEKDEVNDQLVASVGTCSVMGTASTMACISEALGMTVPGGATPPAVTADRIRIAEETGTRAVQMAKDGLTIDKVLTADAFENAMRVLLAIGGSTNGIVHLAAIAGRMGLEIDLDALDKMGDETPVLVDLKPSGDHYMENFHDAGGMTTLLRELKPLLKLDAMTVTGRTLGEEIDAAPPSFKQDVVRKFDNPIYPRGSIAVLHGNLAPGGAIIKQSAANEKLMEHEGRAIVFENSEDLANRIDSPDLDVTADDILVLKNIGPKGAPGMPEAGYIPIPMKLARAGVKDIVRISDGRMSGTAFGTIVLHVTPEAAVGGPLAFVNNGDRIRLSVKNREISLLVSDEELTKRAKENPVIEPTAERGYLKLFLDTVTQADKGVDFDFLRAVKMVGKTPKR from the coding sequence ATGACAAGTAATGCGAATAAAGAAAAAAAGCAGCCCACAGAAAGTGGCTTGCGTAAGGGCTTAACTAGTTATGGCGATAAAGGCTTCTCCTTGTTTTTGCGCAAAGCATTTATCAAGGGCGCTGGCTATACCAATAGTGCTCTAGATCGCCCCGTCATTGGCATTATTAATACTGGCAGTGCCTATAACCCCTGTCACGGCAACATGCCGCAACTGATTGAGGCTGTAAAACGTGGCGTGATGTTGGCTGGTGGCTTGCCGATGGATTTCCCCACGATCTCGATTCATGAAAGCTTTGCTGCTCCTACCAGCATGTATTTGCGTAACCTGATGTCAATGGATACGGAAGAGATGTTACGTGCTCAGCCGATGGATGCGGTAGTGATGATTGGTGGTTGCGATAAAACCGTACCTGCGCAAATGATGGGTGCCGCTTCTGCGGGTCTCCCAGCAATTCAGTTGATAACTGGTTCCATGTTGACAGGCTCCCATCGAAGTGAGCGTGTGGGGGCATGTACTGACTGTCGTCGCTATTGGGGAAAATTTCGTGCTGGCGAAATTGATGAAGCTGAAAAAGATGAAGTGAATGACCAATTGGTGGCCAGCGTAGGTACCTGCTCAGTCATGGGCACTGCTAGCACGATGGCTTGTATCTCTGAGGCGCTTGGTATGACTGTGCCGGGTGGAGCAACACCGCCAGCAGTCACCGCAGATCGTATTCGGATCGCTGAAGAGACTGGTACTCGCGCTGTACAAATGGCAAAAGACGGCTTAACAATTGATAAGGTATTAACAGCAGATGCTTTTGAAAACGCAATGCGTGTTTTATTAGCAATTGGTGGCTCAACCAACGGCATCGTACATTTAGCTGCTATCGCTGGTCGTATGGGTCTAGAGATTGACTTGGATGCACTCGATAAGATGGGTGATGAGACGCCAGTGTTGGTAGATTTGAAGCCCTCTGGTGATCACTATATGGAAAACTTCCATGATGCTGGTGGTATGACCACTCTACTACGTGAGCTGAAGCCTTTATTAAAGCTAGATGCAATGACGGTAACGGGTCGCACTTTAGGTGAAGAGATTGACGCAGCTCCACCAAGCTTTAAACAAGATGTTGTGCGCAAGTTCGATAACCCGATTTATCCACGTGGCAGCATTGCAGTTTTGCATGGCAACTTAGCGCCCGGTGGCGCCATCATTAAACAATCAGCGGCTAATGAAAAACTCATGGAGCATGAGGGTCGCGCCATTGTTTTTGAAAATAGTGAAGACCTAGCCAATCGGATTGATAGTCCAGACTTAGATGTGACGGCAGATGATATTTTGGTACTCAAGAATATTGGCCCTAAGGGCGCACCAGGTATGCCAGAGGCGGGGTATATTCCGATTCCGATGAAGCTGGCTCGTGCTGGCGTAAAGGATATTGTGCGAATTTCTGATGGACGCATGAGTGGTACGGCGTTCGGAACAATTGTGTTGCACGTGACTCCAGAGGCTGCAGTAGGTGGGCCACTGGCATTTGTAAACAATGGAGACCGCATCCGCTTGAGCGTGAAGAATCGTGAGATTAGTTTGTTGGTCTCAGATGAAGAGTTGACTAAGCGTGCAAAAGAGAACCCAGTAATAGAGCCCACTGCAGAGCGTGGCTATCTCAAACTATTCTTAGATACTGTTACGCAAGCAGACAAGGGCGTTGACTTTGATTTCTTGCGGGCGGTAAAGATGGTTGGCAAAACACCAAAGCGTTGA
- a CDS encoding HAD family hydrolase, whose translation MNSGLVSPYKGIFFDLDGTLADTAPDLVAAANQLLIARNLPPMQYEVLRPRASAGARGLIRGAFGIDTDHPDFIPLRDEFFSNYEKALLVNSVIFDGVDHLLDQLDGAKLPWGIVTNKSERFTNPLTELMGLRQRAASTVSGDTTPHSKPHPEPILHAARLANIDPTKSVYVGDDIRDIVAGKAAGMKTIAAAYGYCGCEEPPEAWGADYLVHHPKELLEIIFPQ comes from the coding sequence ATGAATAGCGGGTTAGTAAGTCCTTACAAGGGCATCTTTTTTGATCTAGATGGCACCCTTGCTGACACAGCTCCAGACCTTGTCGCGGCTGCTAACCAGCTCCTCATTGCTCGTAATCTTCCACCCATGCAATATGAAGTATTGCGCCCCCGCGCCTCTGCAGGAGCTCGTGGACTGATTAGAGGAGCATTTGGGATCGACACCGATCACCCCGATTTCATTCCACTTCGAGATGAGTTCTTCTCAAATTATGAAAAAGCACTCTTGGTCAATAGCGTCATTTTTGATGGCGTTGATCACTTACTAGATCAATTAGATGGCGCAAAGCTACCTTGGGGTATTGTCACCAATAAAAGCGAGCGCTTTACCAATCCCCTAACTGAATTAATGGGCTTGCGCCAAAGAGCAGCATCAACAGTTTCTGGTGATACCACTCCTCATTCAAAACCCCATCCTGAGCCTATCTTGCATGCGGCTAGACTCGCCAACATTGACCCGACCAAATCGGTATACGTTGGTGATGACATCAGAGACATCGTGGCGGGCAAGGCGGCGGGCATGAAGACGATCGCAGCAGCCTATGGCTATTGCGGCTGTGAGGAGCCCCCAGAGGCCTGGGGCGCGGATTATCTCGTGCACCACCCAAAAGAATTGCTGGAAATCATCTTCCCGCAGTAG
- a CDS encoding carboxymuconolactone decarboxylase family protein: MSERLIPYQPMDLAEPAELVAAIRKRRGGQFINLDRMLLHSTPIAEGWNHFVGEIRNNLSLDPKLRELAMCGVAVLNGAEYEFFHHAPPFIKAGGTEEQVQALRLIGQPSFPSTLFSSVENDAAELTFQMTRNIQVDSALMKRLQAALGNTDTVELVTVVAAYNMVSRFLIALDVNPEEHPPE; encoded by the coding sequence ATGAGTGAACGTTTAATCCCCTATCAGCCGATGGACTTAGCAGAGCCGGCTGAACTTGTAGCGGCTATTCGCAAAAGACGTGGTGGTCAGTTCATTAATTTGGATCGCATGCTTTTACATAGCACCCCCATTGCTGAGGGCTGGAATCATTTTGTAGGCGAGATTCGCAACAATCTCTCTTTAGATCCAAAGTTACGTGAGCTTGCCATGTGCGGGGTAGCTGTTCTTAATGGCGCTGAATATGAGTTTTTTCACCATGCCCCGCCGTTTATCAAGGCAGGTGGTACTGAAGAACAAGTTCAAGCACTGCGTTTAATTGGTCAACCAAGTTTTCCCAGCACCTTATTCTCTTCTGTAGAAAATGATGCTGCAGAACTCACGTTTCAGATGACGCGCAATATTCAGGTTGATAGCGCTCTGATGAAGCGCTTGCAGGCTGCTTTGGGCAATACCGATACCGTTGAGCTTGTCACTGTAGTGGCAGCTTACAACATGGTCTCTCGATTTTTGATCGCCTTAGATGTCAATCCCGAGGAACATCCTCCTGAGTAA
- a CDS encoding class I SAM-dependent methyltransferase, whose amino-acid sequence MNQGSSIHWEEGGQTCSAVWHSENGIAAHKKVVTADDTLTADDAYRLACEGTAILWKGDFQNARQLLQALVRRIDKPSKKSKRAGKRLDKSGEPVIKKTAKDIFNQHRLIQSQRARILGMLLIQCNLDHTISLRRAPDISQACTEVYGTVTQSYVVSLRELLGVVSAHEWRKNGLPILADENGEPIYVHPHYGVFSPVRGEYIELVCSAPLPKSLNGTSIAFDIGVGTGVLSIILAMRDVQKIVATDQDDRALQCAKENIALLGLGSQIEIVKANLFPAGKASLIVCNPPWVPARPSSTLEHAVYDSDSQMLKGFLSGLKDHVLPQGEGWLILSDLAEHLELRSREELLSWIKDAGLVVLDRIDTKPKHPKAFDESDSLHFARAAEITSLWRLGIQ is encoded by the coding sequence ATGAACCAGGGTAGCTCGATTCACTGGGAAGAGGGCGGTCAGACCTGTTCAGCAGTTTGGCATTCTGAAAATGGCATTGCGGCACATAAAAAAGTGGTGACTGCTGACGATACATTAACAGCGGACGATGCCTATCGCTTGGCATGTGAAGGTACGGCTATCCTCTGGAAGGGGGATTTCCAAAATGCTCGCCAGCTATTGCAGGCATTGGTTCGTCGTATAGATAAACCATCAAAAAAATCGAAGCGCGCAGGCAAGAGGCTGGATAAGTCAGGTGAGCCGGTCATCAAGAAAACAGCAAAAGATATTTTTAATCAACACCGCCTGATTCAATCTCAGCGTGCCCGAATATTGGGGATGTTGTTAATTCAATGTAATTTAGATCACACGATTTCATTGCGCCGAGCGCCGGATATTTCCCAAGCATGTACCGAGGTATATGGCACCGTCACTCAATCCTATGTGGTTTCTTTGCGCGAACTCTTGGGTGTAGTCAGCGCTCATGAATGGCGCAAAAATGGTTTACCTATTTTGGCCGATGAAAATGGTGAGCCAATTTACGTTCATCCGCATTACGGCGTTTTCTCACCTGTTCGTGGCGAGTACATTGAGTTAGTTTGTAGTGCCCCTTTGCCTAAATCTCTGAATGGGACATCGATAGCTTTTGATATTGGTGTTGGTACCGGTGTGCTGTCGATTATTTTGGCAATGCGGGATGTCCAAAAAATTGTTGCCACCGATCAAGATGATCGAGCACTTCAGTGTGCCAAAGAAAATATTGCACTCTTAGGTTTGGGCTCTCAAATAGAAATTGTGAAAGCCAATTTATTTCCAGCAGGCAAGGCTTCATTAATTGTCTGTAACCCACCATGGGTGCCTGCAAGACCTAGCTCTACCCTTGAGCATGCGGTGTATGACTCTGACAGTCAAATGCTGAAAGGATTTTTAAGTGGATTAAAAGATCATGTGTTACCCCAAGGTGAGGGCTGGTTGATTCTGTCTGATTTGGCCGAACATCTTGAGCTCAGATCCCGAGAAGAGTTACTCTCTTGGATTAAAGATGCCGGATTAGTTGTTCTTGACCGTATCGATACCAAACCGAAACATCCGAAGGCATTTGATGAGTCGGACTCTCTTCATTTTGCAAGAGCAGCTGAAATCACTTCACTCTGGCGATTGGGTATCCAGTAA
- the ompA gene encoding outer membrane protein OmpA, with protein sequence MNKTLKLVLAGVITVAATAASAQNVDNWVNSTGLSWKNGDGTLCWRDASWTPATAAKGCDGFLAPKPAATSGVSQSKITLQADTLYDFDKATLKPEGQATLDKIAKDLSKIKLEVIIAVGNTDSVGTDAYNMALGQRRAQSVKAYLVSKGVDGSRIYTESKGKSNPVASNATAEGRAKNRRTDIEVVGTAAVK encoded by the coding sequence ATGAACAAAACCCTGAAACTGGTACTTGCTGGTGTAATTACTGTTGCTGCTACTGCTGCTTCCGCCCAAAACGTTGACAACTGGGTCAACTCAACTGGTTTATCCTGGAAAAACGGCGACGGCACATTGTGCTGGCGTGATGCTAGCTGGACACCAGCAACTGCAGCTAAAGGCTGTGATGGTTTCTTAGCTCCTAAGCCTGCTGCTACATCTGGCGTTAGCCAAAGCAAGATCACTTTGCAAGCTGACACACTCTATGACTTCGATAAAGCAACATTGAAGCCAGAAGGTCAAGCAACTTTAGACAAAATTGCAAAAGATTTAAGCAAAATCAAATTAGAAGTAATTATTGCTGTTGGTAACACCGATAGCGTTGGTACTGATGCTTACAACATGGCTCTCGGCCAGCGTCGTGCTCAGTCAGTTAAAGCTTACTTAGTAAGCAAAGGTGTTGACGGTAGCCGTATTTACACAGAATCAAAAGGCAAGAGCAATCCAGTTGCAAGCAATGCAACTGCTGAAGGCCGCGCCAAGAACCGCCGCACCGACATCGAAGTTGTTGGTACAGCTGCAGTTAAGTAA
- the ubiG gene encoding bifunctional 2-polyprenyl-6-hydroxyphenol methylase/3-demethylubiquinol 3-O-methyltransferase UbiG codes for MNVDQSEIAKFSALAHRWWDPHSEFKPLHAINPLRLNWIKSFVDLQGKKVLDVGCGGGILAESIAQSGADTCGIDLSEKALKVAELHALEVGATLKYRSISAEALAEEEPGQYDVVTCMEMLEHVPDPASVVQACANLCKPGGTLFFSTLNRNPKSYLFAIIGAEYILRLLPKGTHEYAKFIKPSELVAFTRHAGLDMLGMKGMTYNPITQVYKLGEDVDVNYMIAVRK; via the coding sequence ATGAACGTCGATCAATCTGAAATCGCTAAATTTAGCGCCCTAGCCCATCGCTGGTGGGATCCCCACAGCGAATTCAAGCCTTTACATGCCATTAACCCCTTGCGACTCAATTGGATCAAGTCTTTTGTTGACCTCCAAGGCAAGAAGGTTTTAGATGTCGGTTGCGGTGGCGGAATTCTGGCAGAGTCGATTGCGCAGTCAGGCGCCGATACCTGCGGTATCGACCTATCCGAAAAGGCCCTGAAAGTCGCCGAGTTGCATGCGCTAGAGGTCGGCGCCACACTCAAATACCGCTCTATTTCAGCTGAAGCACTAGCCGAGGAAGAGCCCGGTCAGTATGACGTTGTAACCTGTATGGAGATGCTAGAACATGTTCCAGACCCAGCCTCTGTGGTTCAAGCTTGTGCAAATCTCTGCAAGCCAGGCGGCACTCTATTTTTTAGCACTCTGAATCGCAACCCCAAGTCCTACTTATTTGCGATTATTGGCGCTGAATATATCTTGCGACTGCTCCCAAAGGGTACCCACGAATATGCAAAATTCATCAAGCCCTCTGAATTAGTCGCATTTACCCGTCACGCCGGTTTAGACATGCTCGGCATGAAAGGGATGACATATAACCCCATCACGCAAGTCTATAAATTAGGGGAAGATGTAGATGTGAACTACATGATTGCAGTGCGCAAATGA
- a CDS encoding tripartite tricarboxylate transporter substrate binding protein — MITFQLGRLCRSITKVTLILGFSGLVHAAYPDRPIKLIVPYPPGGATDVIGRILAKNLGESLGQQVLVENRGGAGGNIGAEAVAKANPDGYTLLMGAVTSHSTMATLEKGKLRYDLLKDFTPVMIVGSVPLVMVVNPNVPVRTLKGLVDYAKANPDKLNYASSGAGAPQRMAAEIFQKEAGLKITHVPYKGSGPAMTDLVAGQVNMMVETVPAALPFINAGQLRPLAVTTAKRISMLPDVPTTAESGMPALEVSSTFGVLAPVGTPMPIVDQLNSAIAKLLLNPEVKEAFLKQGVYAAVPSKPKKSAELLAAEVKRWEKVIREADIKAE, encoded by the coding sequence ATGATTACTTTTCAGTTGGGTAGGCTTTGCCGTTCTATCACCAAGGTAACACTGATCCTGGGCTTTTCTGGCTTGGTGCATGCCGCTTATCCGGACAGGCCAATCAAACTCATCGTGCCTTATCCTCCTGGTGGGGCTACCGATGTGATTGGGCGAATTCTAGCCAAGAATTTAGGTGAATCTTTGGGTCAGCAAGTGTTAGTTGAGAATCGCGGTGGAGCTGGTGGCAATATCGGTGCAGAAGCAGTAGCCAAGGCAAATCCAGATGGCTACACCTTATTGATGGGGGCGGTTACCTCACATTCCACTATGGCTACACTTGAAAAGGGCAAGTTACGTTACGATCTTCTCAAAGATTTCACCCCAGTCATGATTGTGGGTTCCGTACCTTTGGTGATGGTAGTTAACCCCAATGTTCCCGTCAGAACCTTAAAAGGCTTGGTAGATTACGCAAAAGCCAATCCAGATAAATTAAATTACGCCTCTTCTGGCGCGGGCGCACCACAGAGAATGGCTGCGGAAATTTTTCAAAAAGAAGCGGGTCTCAAAATCACGCACGTGCCATACAAGGGTAGTGGCCCAGCCATGACCGATTTGGTTGCAGGACAAGTCAATATGATGGTGGAAACGGTTCCGGCTGCATTACCGTTTATCAATGCTGGCCAATTGCGTCCTTTAGCGGTGACAACGGCAAAACGCATTTCGATGTTGCCTGATGTCCCCACGACTGCTGAATCTGGTATGCCTGCGCTGGAAGTGAGCTCTACCTTTGGTGTTCTAGCTCCAGTCGGTACACCTATGCCTATCGTTGATCAGTTGAATAGTGCCATCGCTAAACTATTACTTAATCCTGAAGTGAAGGAAGCATTCCTGAAGCAGGGTGTTTATGCTGCAGTACCATCTAAGCCTAAGAAATCCGCCGAGTTGCTAGCTGCTGAAGTCAAGCGTTGGGAAAAAGTAATTAGAGAAGCCGATATCAAAGCTGAGTAA
- a CDS encoding tripartite tricarboxylate transporter substrate binding protein: MLICLKITKKVLLFGLFLMFAGSFASAQTAGVGAWPTQKPIRLIAVFPPGGSVDQVARTIAPALQAELKQNVIVENIGGASGVIGTAAMTRSDPDGYTFAVVFDTHGVNPILKDKLPYDTIKDIAPVTLIGTSPMVLVASKNSGITSFKQLVDQSKAGKQFSYGSIGIGSLGHLAMARLAKQAGFDWNHVPYRGGGPLMQDVLGGQVPLAVGSEFLVKPHVDSGGVIPLVITTAKRSPELPNVPTIAESGFPGFNAPAWWAVLAPGKTPPAIVNAMNEAVAKALKTPAVSEKLKSQGIQIVAGNPETLRDFIGKQIAIWGKFVIENNIKEAQ; the protein is encoded by the coding sequence ATGCTGATTTGCTTGAAAATAACTAAAAAAGTGCTTTTATTTGGCCTATTTTTGATGTTTGCTGGCTCTTTTGCTAGCGCTCAAACTGCCGGTGTGGGGGCTTGGCCTACCCAAAAGCCTATTCGCCTGATTGCTGTTTTCCCGCCAGGTGGCTCTGTGGATCAAGTGGCGCGTACCATAGCCCCGGCTTTACAAGCAGAATTAAAGCAAAACGTCATTGTTGAAAATATTGGTGGTGCATCTGGTGTGATCGGAACCGCCGCCATGACAAGGTCAGATCCTGATGGTTATACCTTTGCAGTGGTTTTTGACACGCACGGCGTCAATCCAATCCTCAAAGATAAGCTCCCGTATGACACGATTAAAGATATTGCGCCTGTGACCTTAATTGGCACTTCACCAATGGTATTAGTTGCTAGTAAGAATTCTGGGATCACGAGCTTTAAGCAGTTGGTAGACCAGTCTAAGGCTGGTAAACAATTTAGCTATGGGTCTATTGGTATTGGTAGCTTAGGTCATTTGGCCATGGCGCGTTTGGCCAAGCAAGCGGGATTCGATTGGAATCACGTTCCTTATCGTGGCGGAGGCCCATTGATGCAAGATGTACTCGGTGGCCAAGTTCCACTGGCTGTTGGCTCAGAATTCTTAGTCAAGCCCCATGTTGACAGTGGCGGCGTCATTCCCTTGGTAATTACTACCGCTAAAAGATCTCCTGAGTTGCCTAATGTGCCAACGATTGCCGAAAGTGGTTTCCCTGGATTTAATGCACCAGCATGGTGGGCAGTTTTGGCGCCAGGCAAAACTCCACCAGCAATTGTGAATGCCATGAATGAGGCTGTCGCTAAAGCATTAAAAACACCAGCTGTGTCCGAGAAGCTGAAGTCTCAAGGGATTCAAATTGTCGCCGGCAACCCAGAGACTTTGCGTGACTTTATTGGTAAGCAAATTGCGATCTGGGGTAAGTTTGTGATTGAAAATAATATTAAAGAAGCGCAATAG